The window GGTTGAAACGTAAAGGAACCTATAGGATACCAAGAAATAGCTCCATTTACCTCTTTTCCAAAAACGTATAATCCCGCAAGTGAAACGAGAGAAATAACATAAATTAATCCAGCAAAGCGCTCGTAAAACTTTACTTCTACCGCAAGAATGATAATAATGAATACCGTACAAACACCTATGAATAAAAGCTGCTTTCCATAAACCTGACTGATGTCAAAAATGGAAGTGTATTCTGTTACTGGAGCGGCGCTGTAAATGCTAAAAAAGCCTATAAAAACTAATGCAGCATAAATAAGTATGGTGACTATGTCATATTTTGGTTTATCGCCTAGTCCCATTTTTTACTTCAAAAATTTGATTTGTAGACTATCTACTAGACTTTGCAGCGACTTTTCCTTCTGTTCTGTAATCAAACCTTGATCTATTGCCTCATTGATTTTAAAAGGTTGATTACTTATTCTTTTAGCATATTCATATTCTAAGCTGTGGCTTAGTAAGTACTTTTCTAAATCTGTCCTTGTAATTTCTCCTTTGATGTGTTTTTCAATAAGCAAGCTTGCTATTTTTGCTGCATATCTAGAGCCCCAATAGCCGTTTTCAATAAAAACAGCAATAGCTATTTTAGGATCATCTTTGGGAGCAAACGCAATAAAAACCGAGTGATCTGTAAGTTGTTTTCGTTCTCCATTGATTTTAGTGAAATTTTCTACTGTACCGGTTTTACCACAAATTTCTATGCCTGGAACTTGAACATATTTTGCAGTTCCAGATTGATACACCTCATTCATACCTTCAATTACAGGTTCAAAATGTTCTGCATCTATGGTGGTAAAGTTTTTCTCCGTGTACTTTTCATTACTGATAGGCTCACCGTTCATCTTTTTGATGATGTGTGGGCGATAATAAAATCCTCGATTTGCGATTGCGGCAGTCATGTTTGCTAGCTGTATAGGTGTTACAGCTACTTCACCTTGCCCTATAGCATTAGAAATAGTAGTAGGAGCATACCATTTGTATTTGTATTGTGAAGTATAATAATCTCCATCTGGAATACGACCAGGTTGCCCTACTGGTAAATCATACCCAAGATAATCACCTAATCCAAAACTAGTCACATGGTCGTGCCATACATCCATTCCTTCAGGAGCTGTTTTTTTACTCTCTATGATTCTACGATACACTTGAGCAAAATAAGAGTTACAACTCTCAGCAATCCCTCTATTCATAGCTAGTGGACTTGCGTGAGCATGACAACCTAATTTCTTCTTGCCACCATAATTATACCCATGATTGCAGCTAAATCGTTCTTTAGGAGAAATCACTCCTTCTTGTAAACCTACAAGTGCATTGATAACTTTAAAGGGAGAACCAGGCGCGTACTGACCTTGTAAAACTCTATTTACATCAGGAAGTCTTATGGTATCTCTAAGGATTGCATTGATGTTTTTAGATCGATCACGACCCATTAATAAACTGGGGTCATAATTAGGAGCGGTAACTAAAGTAAGAATTTCACCTGTTTTAGGTTCAATAGCAACGATACCACCGCGTTTATTCACCATAAGCCTTTCTGCATATTCTTGAAGATCTTTATCTAAAGTTACTGTTAGATCAGTCCCAGCGACTGGAGCTACATCGCTGGATCCATTCTTGTAAGATTCTATTGCTCTTCCATAATGATCTCTTGTGTATTTTTTATAGCCTTTTTCTCCTCTTAATTCTTTCTCATACTGCAGTTCAATACCACTTTTTCCAGCTAAGTCACCTTGAACATAATAATCGTCCTTTTTTATAGTACCTTGATTCACCTCTCTTATATAGCCCAGAACACTCGCACTATGATCTACCAGATATTTGCGCAAAGAACGCCTCTGAATGTAAAATCCTGGAAATTTTCTAAGCTGTTCTTGCAAAGGAGCATACTCTTCTTGCGTTAATTGAGGAATAATGACGCTGGCCTGCTTTTCAGACCATTTTTTAGCAGTAATCAGTTTTTTTTCAAGCCTCGACTCTTCTATTCTCAATAGCTTGGATAATTCTGTAATATTAACATCTCCTGTTTCTCTAGGAATTACCATTACATCATAAGCAACTTGATTTGCTACCATCAATTTTCCGTTGCGGTCGTATATAAAACCACGTTCTGGATAATTGTAGACTGTTTTTACTGAATTGTTTTCGGCTTCAAGAGCCAATTCATCCGAGATGATCAATTGTAAATAAATCATTCTTCCTAAAAAGATGATTCCTACTAAGGTGACTATTGAAAAGAGTAATAATTTTCTCATGATTTTACTCTAGGTTTGAATAAGGCCAATAATATAGTATTAACGACTAAGGTAGCCGCTCCGATACTCAACGTTAGTTTTAAAGTATAAAGTATTTGAGAGCCGTTAAATATCACTAAAGAAAAGAATACAATATGATGAACTACAATACAAAAAACAAGTAACAATAATAAACGGTCAAATGGCGATTGAAGCACCTTAATATTCTTCATTTTATAGCTTTCACCGTAAACTAATCTTAACCATAAAGGTCTTGTGAAAGCGAGAGTGAGACATGCTGCTGCATGAGCACCACCAGTGTCTTGAAAGGTATCTAAAATAATTCCTAGCACAAAAGAAATGATCATGACGTCCCACCTCTTATTTTCTATTGGGTACAACACAATAAATAGAAGATACACCATAGGATTTATGAAGCCCATAAAATTAATTTGATCAAACAGAAATATCTGTAAAATCAATAGACCTAAAAACCTAACGGTATTTGTAATTAGATTTCTATTCATTTGTTCCTAACGTATCGATTACCTTAATTGCATTTTGATCTCTATTTTTGACCACGTAAACATGATCTAAATCTGTCATATCATTGAATAATTGAACAGTAATTTTATAACGTGAGCCGTTCTCAACAAGCTCTGCACCTTGAACTACACCTATCAATATATCGGAGGGAAACATGGTGGACTGTTTTCCGGTTATAATAGTATCGCCTCTAGTTACTCTTGCAAGTCGAGGCACGTCTTCTAAACTCATTAAATAAGGGTCTTTCCCATCCCATTTTAAAGAACCTATAGTTGCAGTTCCTTTAATTTGCGCATTTAATGAAATCTGAGAATTTAGAATGGAGATAACTCTGGAAAATTTATTGCTACTATAATCTATCACACCTACTATTCCGCTAGGGGAAATTACACCCATATCAGGTTGAATACCTTGATTAGATCCTATATCTACGGTTAAATAATTGTCAGATTTATAAAAATCATTTTTGATTACTCTAGCAGGAAAAATACGATAAGGAATACTATCTGAAAAGTTGTAGCTTGTTTCTTTACCTAACAAAGTGTCACCTATTTCAAGCAATCTCATTCTAAGTGAGGCATTTTCTTCACTCAATTTATTATTATGATTTGCTAAATCAAAGTAATCATAAATACCATTTCTGGTATTGAGAATACCACCGGTGATATTCCCAGTAGAATGTATAGTTGTATTACGATGGTAATCGTGCGATTGTATGGTAAATGTTAACGCAATTACCATTAAAAATAGATACAACAACAAGTTTCTGTACTTGATCAGAAAATTGATTATTTGTTGCATGTGAGAATATCAATAAGTTAGGGTTAAATTTTAGTACTTATTTGCAAGAACACTTTTGTATTTATCCAAATTTTTGAGCGTTAAGCCAGTTCCTCTCACTACGGCTCTTAATGGATCTTCTGCAATGTAAACTGGTAAATCTGTTTTTTGAGATAAACGTTTATCAAGTCCACGCAACATAGAACCTCCACCAGCTAGATAAATACCGGTATTGTAAATGTCAGCTGCGAGCTCAGGTGGAGTTTGAGATAAAGTTTCCATAACCGCATCTTCCACTCTCAAAATCGATTTATCCAGAGCTTTTGCAATCTCTCTGTAACCTATTTTAACTTCTTTAGGTTTACCAGTAAGTAAATCACGTCCTTGAACGCTCATTTCTTCTGGCGGCACTTCTAAGTCTTCTGTAGCAGCTCCTATTTGAATTTTAATTTTCTCTGCCGTACGCTCACCTACATAAAGGTTGTGTTGAGTACGCATGTAATAAACAATGTCGTTAGTGAAAACATCACCAGCAATTTTTACAGATTTATCACAAACGATTCCACCTAATGCTATTACTGCAATTTCTGTTGTTCCACCACCTATATCAACGATCATGTTTCCCTTAGGTTGCATAATGTCTACACCTATACCTATAGCTGCTGCCATAGGCTCATGGATCAAATAAACCTCTTTACCATTAACTCGTTCTGCACTGTCTTTAACGGCACGCATTTCCACCTCGGTAATTCCTGATGGGATGCAAATTACCATACGCAAAGAAGGAGCAAACCACCTTTTCTTTAAAGCAGGAATCTCTTTAATAAACATAGAGATCATTTTTTCACTTGCGTCAAAATCTGCAATAACACCATCTTTGAGCGGGCGTATCGTTTTAATATTTTCATGGGTTTTTCCCTGCATCATCGCAGCTTCTTTTCCTACAGCAATAATTTTACCAGTAGTTCTATCGCGAGCAACGATAGATGGACTGTCTACAACTACTTTACCGTTGTGAACAATGAGCGTATTTGCCGTACCTAGGTCGATGGCAATATCTTCTGTGAGGAAATCAAAAAATCCCATAAATGAGGAGTAGAAAAACGTTAATAATTAGGGTATTGCAAAGTTAACATAATTCTAGTGTTTAAAATGCCTTGTACCTGTGAAAACCATCGCAATATTATTATTATTACAATAATCAATAGATAGTTGATCTTTTATAGATCCTCCAGGCTGAATAACTGCTGTAATCCCAGCATTATCAGCTATTTCTACACAATCAGGAAACGGGAAGAATGCATCACTTGC is drawn from Nonlabens dokdonensis DSW-6 and contains these coding sequences:
- the mrdA gene encoding penicillin-binding protein 2; amino-acid sequence: MRKLLLFSIVTLVGIIFLGRMIYLQLIISDELALEAENNSVKTVYNYPERGFIYDRNGKLMVANQVAYDVMVIPRETGDVNITELSKLLRIEESRLEKKLITAKKWSEKQASVIIPQLTQEEYAPLQEQLRKFPGFYIQRRSLRKYLVDHSASVLGYIREVNQGTIKKDDYYVQGDLAGKSGIELQYEKELRGEKGYKKYTRDHYGRAIESYKNGSSDVAPVAGTDLTVTLDKDLQEYAERLMVNKRGGIVAIEPKTGEILTLVTAPNYDPSLLMGRDRSKNINAILRDTIRLPDVNRVLQGQYAPGSPFKVINALVGLQEGVISPKERFSCNHGYNYGGKKKLGCHAHASPLAMNRGIAESCNSYFAQVYRRIIESKKTAPEGMDVWHDHVTSFGLGDYLGYDLPVGQPGRIPDGDYYTSQYKYKWYAPTTISNAIGQGEVAVTPIQLANMTAAIANRGFYYRPHIIKKMNGEPISNEKYTEKNFTTIDAEHFEPVIEGMNEVYQSGTAKYVQVPGIEICGKTGTVENFTKINGERKQLTDHSVFIAFAPKDDPKIAIAVFIENGYWGSRYAAKIASLLIEKHIKGEITRTDLEKYLLSHSLEYEYAKRISNQPFKINEAIDQGLITEQKEKSLQSLVDSLQIKFLK
- the mreC gene encoding rod shape-determining protein MreC, which translates into the protein MQQIINFLIKYRNLLLYLFLMVIALTFTIQSHDYHRNTTIHSTGNITGGILNTRNGIYDYFDLANHNNKLSEENASLRMRLLEIGDTLLGKETSYNFSDSIPYRIFPARVIKNDFYKSDNYLTVDIGSNQGIQPDMGVISPSGIVGVIDYSSNKFSRVISILNSQISLNAQIKGTATIGSLKWDGKDPYLMSLEDVPRLARVTRGDTIITGKQSTMFPSDILIGVVQGAELVENGSRYKITVQLFNDMTDLDHVYVVKNRDQNAIKVIDTLGTNE
- the mreD gene encoding rod shape-determining protein MreD translates to MNRNLITNTVRFLGLLILQIFLFDQINFMGFINPMVYLLFIVLYPIENKRWDVMIISFVLGIILDTFQDTGGAHAAACLTLAFTRPLWLRLVYGESYKMKNIKVLQSPFDRLLLLLVFCIVVHHIVFFSLVIFNGSQILYTLKLTLSIGAATLVVNTILLALFKPRVKS
- a CDS encoding rod shape-determining protein, with amino-acid sequence MGFFDFLTEDIAIDLGTANTLIVHNGKVVVDSPSIVARDRTTGKIIAVGKEAAMMQGKTHENIKTIRPLKDGVIADFDASEKMISMFIKEIPALKKRWFAPSLRMVICIPSGITEVEMRAVKDSAERVNGKEVYLIHEPMAAAIGIGVDIMQPKGNMIVDIGGGTTEIAVIALGGIVCDKSVKIAGDVFTNDIVYYMRTQHNLYVGERTAEKIKIQIGAATEDLEVPPEEMSVQGRDLLTGKPKEVKIGYREIAKALDKSILRVEDAVMETLSQTPPELAADIYNTGIYLAGGGSMLRGLDKRLSQKTDLPVYIAEDPLRAVVRGTGLTLKNLDKYKSVLANKY